The following proteins are encoded in a genomic region of Cricetulus griseus strain 17A/GY chromosome 7, alternate assembly CriGri-PICRH-1.0, whole genome shotgun sequence:
- the Hint1 gene encoding histidine triad nucleotide-binding protein 1 isoform X2, with translation MADEIAKAQVATPGGDTIFGKIIRKEIPAKIIFEDDRCLAFHDISPQAPTHFLVIPKKHISQISVAEDDDESLLGHLMIVGKKCAADLGLNRGYRMVVNEGADGGQSVYHIHLHVLGGRQMNWPPG, from the exons ATGGCTGACGAGATTGCCAAGGCTCAAGTGGCCACGCCCGGCGGCGACACGATCTTCGGCAAGATCATCCGCAAAGAAATCCCCGCCAAGATCATCTTCGAGGACGACCGG TGTCTTGCTTTTCATGACATTTCCCCTCAAGCACCAACACATTTCCTGGTGATACCCAAGAAGCATATATCCCAGATTTCTGTAGCAGAAGACGATGACGAAAGT CTTCTAGGACATTTAATGATTGTTGGCAAGAAATGTGCTGCGGATCTGGGCCTGAACCGGGGCTATCGGATGGTGGTGAATGAAGGTGCAGACGGAGGACAGTCTGTCTACCATATTCATCTCCATGTTCTCGGGGGTCGGCAGATGAATTGGCCTCCTGGTTAA